The Nocardia arthritidis genome has a window encoding:
- a CDS encoding DUF4291 domain-containing protein, which translates to MDSETPLRQIRAAYDDETVTVYQAYAPGIADAALAAGTFVAPFKRERMTWIKPSFRWMMYRCGWANKPGQERVLAVTLTRTGFEWALRHACLSHFAPEVYSDHDEWQARLGRSPVRIQWDPERDLHHRPLPHRSVQIGLGGVAVEQYVDRWITGIRDITATAHRIGRCVADGELVTAAALLPAERPYPLPAEIGAVIGASAGL; encoded by the coding sequence ATGGACTCCGAGACGCCACTGCGGCAGATACGAGCGGCGTACGACGACGAAACGGTCACCGTTTACCAGGCGTATGCGCCAGGTATCGCGGACGCCGCGCTGGCGGCGGGCACCTTCGTCGCACCGTTCAAGCGGGAGCGGATGACGTGGATCAAACCCTCCTTCCGCTGGATGATGTACCGGTGCGGCTGGGCGAATAAGCCCGGGCAGGAACGGGTGCTGGCGGTGACCCTCACCCGCACCGGATTCGAATGGGCGTTGCGGCACGCATGCCTGAGTCACTTTGCGCCCGAAGTGTATTCGGATCATGACGAATGGCAGGCGCGGCTCGGGCGCAGCCCGGTCCGCATCCAATGGGATCCGGAGCGGGATCTGCACCATCGGCCGTTGCCGCATCGCTCGGTGCAGATCGGGCTGGGCGGGGTCGCGGTCGAACAGTATGTGGACCGGTGGATCACCGGCATTCGCGATATCACCGCGACCGCGCACCGGATCGGGCGATGTGTCGCCGACGGTGAACTCGTGACGGCGGCGGCATTGCTGCCCGCCGAACGGCCGTATCCGCTGCCCGCCGAGATCGGCGCGGTGATAGGGGCGTCGGCGGGACTGTGA
- a CDS encoding ATP-binding cassette domain-containing protein, producing MANISISDLTFAWPDGTSVFDGLATILGPGQIGLVGSNGAGKSTLLRLIAGELTPMRGSITTPGRLGYLRQDLGLAPGQRVDAVLGIDGIRKALHRIESGIGDDADFEIVGSGWDVEERALALLGRLGLHYVADSAEQLDRRLETLSGGETTLLGLVAELLREPDALLLDEPTNNLDRVARQRLYEVVGQFSGTVLTVSHDRELLDLMDTIAELRQGEIRLFGGNFSAYERIVAAEQEAARAAVRDARGDVRRQARELVEARIKLDRRQRYGQKMWDTKREPKIIMAERKRQAQVSAGKLRNNHIEKLDTAKEHLQQAQELVRDDREIRVDLPDTRLYPGQAVIELDDVELACGPTVSLRVAGPERIALTGRNGVGKTTLLRWIAAAGPQVPWRMLPQRLDIFDERRSVFENVAAAAPHAEPERIRARLARFLFRGSDADVEASALSGGERLRAALAMLLLSDPAPKLLLLDEPTNNLDLPSLDHLTQALAGFEGALIVVSHDPRFLADIGVTRYLELTSEGIEETLAR from the coding sequence ATGGCGAATATCTCTATTTCCGATCTCACCTTCGCGTGGCCGGACGGCACATCCGTATTCGATGGTCTCGCAACGATTCTCGGGCCCGGTCAGATCGGGTTGGTCGGTAGCAACGGCGCCGGTAAATCGACGCTGCTGCGGTTGATCGCGGGCGAGCTGACGCCCATGCGCGGCTCGATCACGACACCGGGGCGGCTCGGTTATCTGCGCCAGGACCTCGGGCTGGCGCCCGGTCAGCGCGTCGACGCGGTGCTCGGCATCGACGGGATTCGAAAGGCGTTGCACCGCATCGAATCAGGCATCGGCGACGATGCCGATTTCGAGATCGTCGGCAGCGGCTGGGATGTCGAAGAACGGGCGCTCGCACTGCTCGGGCGGCTCGGCCTGCACTACGTTGCCGATTCGGCCGAGCAGCTGGATCGCAGGCTGGAAACCCTCTCCGGCGGCGAGACGACGCTGCTCGGCCTGGTGGCCGAACTGCTGCGCGAACCCGATGCGCTGCTGCTCGACGAGCCCACCAACAACCTGGATCGGGTTGCGCGACAACGGCTCTACGAAGTGGTGGGTCAATTCTCCGGCACCGTGCTCACGGTGAGCCACGACCGCGAGCTGCTGGACCTGATGGACACCATCGCCGAGCTGCGGCAGGGCGAAATCCGATTGTTCGGCGGCAATTTCAGCGCATACGAGCGGATCGTCGCGGCCGAGCAGGAGGCGGCGCGGGCGGCCGTACGCGACGCCCGCGGCGATGTGCGCAGGCAGGCACGGGAATTGGTGGAGGCGCGGATCAAACTGGATCGCAGGCAGCGGTACGGGCAGAAGATGTGGGACACCAAGCGTGAACCGAAAATCATTATGGCCGAACGCAAACGGCAGGCCCAGGTGTCGGCGGGCAAGCTGCGCAACAACCATATCGAGAAGCTCGACACGGCGAAGGAGCATTTGCAGCAGGCGCAGGAGCTGGTGCGTGACGACCGGGAGATCCGGGTCGACCTGCCGGATACCCGGCTGTATCCGGGGCAGGCGGTGATCGAATTGGACGATGTCGAACTGGCCTGTGGCCCAACGGTTTCGTTGCGGGTCGCCGGTCCGGAGCGGATCGCGCTCACCGGCCGCAACGGTGTCGGGAAGACGACACTCCTGCGCTGGATCGCGGCGGCAGGGCCGCAGGTGCCGTGGCGGATGCTGCCGCAGCGGCTCGACATCTTCGACGAGCGGCGGTCGGTATTCGAGAATGTGGCCGCGGCCGCGCCGCATGCAGAACCGGAGCGGATCCGGGCGCGGTTGGCGCGCTTTCTGTTTCGCGGCTCCGACGCCGATGTCGAGGCGTCGGCGCTGTCCGGCGGTGAGCGGCTGCGTGCGGCGCTGGCCATGCTGCTGCTGTCGGATCCCGCACCGAAACTGCTCTTGCTCGACGAACCGACCAACAATCTCGACCTGCCGAGCCTGGACCATCTCACCCAGGCGCTGGCCGGATTCGAGGGCGCGCTGATCGTGGTGAGCCACGATCCACGGTTCCTCGCCGATATCGGGGTCACCCGCTATCTGGAGCTGACCTCGGAAGGGATCGAGGAGACCTTGGCGCGCTGA
- a CDS encoding excalibur calcium-binding domain-containing protein, producing MIFDPGYRAGLDRDGDGIACETK from the coding sequence CTGATATTCGACCCGGGCTACCGGGCCGGTCTCGATCGCGACGGCGACGGAATCGCCTGCGAGACGAAGTAA
- a CDS encoding MmcQ/YjbR family DNA-binding protein, with protein MDPLTRIREICLALPESSERLSHGVPTFFVRTKTTFTMFTGGHYDEPGPTIWCPAPPGVQADLIDAEPERFYRPPYVGHRGWLGIRLDVDPDWVELAAIVRDAYRVVAPKKLAALLD; from the coding sequence GTGGACCCGTTGACGCGGATCAGGGAGATCTGTCTGGCGCTGCCGGAGAGCAGTGAGCGGCTCAGCCACGGCGTGCCGACCTTCTTCGTCCGCACCAAAACCACCTTCACCATGTTCACCGGCGGGCATTACGACGAGCCGGGCCCCACTATCTGGTGTCCGGCGCCGCCCGGTGTCCAGGCCGATTTGATCGACGCCGAGCCGGAGCGTTTCTATCGGCCCCCGTATGTCGGGCACCGCGGTTGGCTCGGCATCCGCCTCGACGTCGATCCGGACTGGGTCGAGTTGGCCGCGATCGTCCGCGACGCTTACCGGGTGGTGGCGCCGAAGAAGCTCGCGGCTTTACTCGACTGA